A single window of Vigna unguiculata cultivar IT97K-499-35 chromosome 1, ASM411807v1, whole genome shotgun sequence DNA harbors:
- the LOC114181284 gene encoding putative SWI/SNF-related matrix-associated actin-dependent regulator of chromatin subfamily A member 3-like 1 yields the protein MQSPRSQKENIMDSGDDETGSASSSSGKFLLGFIEANIVGVQHHHGTIRGRAVVVLDREPDNIHDANAIKVSNIHGDPVGYIERAVAAVLTPLIDDELITVAAIVPDARKTYRILCQIHIFARLQDFDVVKCAVSRGPCRFITESEAAFTLSDSAAVKATKAQKRFMTVDAIFNLVNSNLADKNRAIDILEPPKSIIRAELLPHQKEGLAWLVRRENTDDLPPFWEENHSKFVNILTDYQTDKRPDPLRGGIVADEMGLGKTLIMLSLIAFDKSQMGVSRNGRTDRKWVSVGKRRRNEVEGSHGTGVRTNGTLVVCPPSVMSAWITQLEDHTVHGGLKTYMYYGEKRTKDIEELKKYDLVLTTYTTLSNEPDEMPAKQMEWRRIILDEAHTIKNFTANQSKTVFGLQGQYRWAVTGTPIQSGCIDLYSFMVFLRFQPFSERRYWNLLVQRPLAQCLETGLTRLQVLMEAIALRRTKDMALVCLPPKTVEICYVELSVEERQLYDREKEKTKALLRRSYIRVNSPLSEYSEVLNSILILRQICADSKLCKFQSHSSITDSEGEAIVSYNPELLQTLLGQLEEGEDFECPICLSPPTDIVITRCAHIFCRQCILRSLEKKNSGDCPLCRRKLSSESDIFSPPPKPETDSAELSSASDKPLSSKVSTLIRFLNESRDKNPTVKSVVFSQFRKLLLLLEEPLNAAGFKTMRLDGTMNAKHRTNVIEQFQARRSDGYPTVLLASLRASSAGINLTAASRLYFMEPWWNHAVEEQAMDRVHRIGQDQPVKIVRFIAQNSIEEKMLVLQERRKQLSTEEPSERVRKGIGILDMKFLLDS from the exons ATGCAAAGTCCAAGAAGCCAAAAAGAAAACATCATGGATTCGGGAGACGACGAGACAGGTTCAGCCTCCTCATCGTCAGGCAAATTCCTGCTCGGCTTTATCGAGGCCAACATCGTCGGCGTGCAGCACCATCATGGCACCATCCGCGGCCGCGCCGTCGTCGTCCTCGACCGTGAGCCCGACAACATTCACGACGCCAACGCCATCAAAGTCAGCAACATCCACGGCGACCCCGTCGGCTACATTGAACGCGCCGTCGCAGCCGTCCTCACCCCTCTCATCGACGACGAACTTATCACCGTCGCAGCCATCGTACCCGACGCCCGCAAAACCTACCGAATCCTCTGCCAAATCCACATCTTCGCTCGCCTCCAAGACTTTGACGTCGTCAAATGTGCCGTTTCCCGTGGCCCCTGCAGATTCATCACCGAATCCGAGGCCGCCTTCACCCTCTCTGACTCCGCCGCCGTTAAGGCTACCAAGGCGCAGAAAAGGTTCATGACCGTCGACGCCATTTTCAACCTCGTGAACAGCAACCTTGCCGATAAGAACCGCGCCATCGATATCTTGGAGCCTCCCAAGAGCATCATCAGAGCCGAGCTTCTCCCTCACCAGAAGGAGGGTCTCGCGTGGCTCGTTCGTAGAGAAAACACCGATGACTTGCCACCCTTCTGGGAAGAAAACCATAGCAAGTTCGTAAATATTTTAACCGATTATCAGACCGATAAAAGGCCTGACCCTTTGAGAGGTGGTATCGTCGCCGATGAGATGGGGTTGGGAAAAACCTTAATTATGCTTTCTCTGATTGCTTTTGATAAAAGCCAAATGGGTGTCTCTAGGAATGGGAGAACTGACAGGAAGTGGGTTTCTGTAGGGAAGCGACGCAGGAATGAAGTTGAGGGCTCCCATGGAACCGGAGTGAGAACAAATGGAACGTTAGTGGTGTGTCCTCCTTCTGTTATGTCGGCATGGATAACGCAATTGGAGGATCACACTGTGCATGGTGGACTGAAGACTTACATGTATTACGGAGAAAAAAGGACAAAGGACATTGAAGAACTCAAGAAGTATGATTTGGTGTTGACTACTTACACGACTTTGTCGAATGAACCGGACGAGATGCCCGCGAAACAGATGGAGTGGCGGAGAATTATATTGGACGAAGCACACACAATCAAGAATTTCACTGCCAACCAAAGTAAGACGGTTTTCGGATTGCAAGGTCAGTACAGATGGGCAGTCACAGGAACACCAATTCAAAGTGGTTGCATTGATTTGTACTCTTTCATGGTCTTTTTGCGCTTTCAGCCGTTTTCGGAGCGAAGGTATTGGAATTTGTTGGTGCAACGCCCTCTTGCTCAGTGCTTAGAAACCGGGCTCACACGGTTGCAG GTGTTGATGGAAGCAATTGCTTTGCGAAGAACAAAAGATATGGCATTGGTGTGTCTGCCACCTAAAACCGTTGAGATTTGTTATGTTGAACTTTCTGTGGAAGAACGCCAGTTGTATGATCGggagaaagagaaaacaaagGCATTGTTGAGAAGAAGTTATATACGTGTGAACAGTCCACTTTCCGAGTACAGCGAGGTGCTAAATAGTATTCTAATACTTCGCCAAATCTGTGCTGACTCGAAATTGTGTAAATTTCAGTCACATAGCAGCATTACAGATAGTGAAG GCGAAGCAATTGTTTCTTATAATCCTGAATTGCTGCAAACATTACTTGGCCAGCTGGAAGAAGGTGAAGATTTTGAATGTCCAATCTGTTTATCTCCTCCAACAGACATTGTCATCACACGCTGTGCTCACATTTTCTGCCGTCAGTGTATCCTGAGATCTCTAGAAAAGAAGAACTCTGGTGATTGTCCTCTTTGCCGGCGAAAACTCTCATCAGAATCTGATATATTCTCACCTCCTCCCAAGCCAGAGACAGACAGTGCTGAACTGAGTTCAGCATCAGACAAACCACTATCGTCCAAGGTTTCGACTCTCATAAGATTTCTTAATGAATCAAGGGACAAAAATCCAACGGTAAAGTCAGTTGTATTTTCACAATTTCGAAAGTTGTTGCTTTTACTTGAAGAGCCTCTGAATGCGGCGGGTTTCAAGACTATGCGTCTTGACGGGACAATGAATGCTAAACACAGAACCAATGTTATTGAACAGTTTCAAGCTCGAAGAAGTGATGGTTATCCAACTGTTCTGCTTGCAAGCTTAAGAGCTTCAAGTGCAGGTATAAATCTGACAGCTGCATCTAGACTCTACTTTATGGAACCATGGTGGAACCATGCAGTTGAGGAACAAGCAATGGACCGTGTCCACCGCATTGGACAGGACCAGCCGGTGAAGATCGTTCGATTCATTGCTCAAAACAGCATTGAGGAGAAAATGTTGGTGTTGCAGGAAAGGAGGAAACAACTGTCCACGGAAGAACCATCTGAGAGGGTAAGAAAGGGCATCGGCATTCTAGATATGAAATTCCTTCTAGATTCCTAG